One window of Paroedura picta isolate Pp20150507F chromosome 2, Ppicta_v3.0, whole genome shotgun sequence genomic DNA carries:
- the LOC143830279 gene encoding serine/arginine-rich splicing factor 5-like isoform X1 — MSGCRVFVGRLSPHARERDVEKFFKGYGRIREINLKNGFGFVEFEDHRDADDAVYELNGKELCNERVTIEHARARRGGRGRYPQRFNYYQSYAGGSSQYGPPLRTEHRLIVENLSSRVSWQDLKDFMRKAGEVTFVDAHRNNPNEGVVEFASSSDMKSALDKLDGSELNGRRIKLIEDRKRRRSRSRSRSYSRSRSKSRSARSSKSSSKSRSRSRTPEKRSSRSRTPERKSSEKNHHSGPQNSSPSPPPAKKRSRSRSSSAESRS, encoded by the exons ATGAGTGGTTGTCGTGTCTTCGTTGGACGTCTAAGTCCACATGCCCGAGAGAGAGATGTGGAGAAATTTTTTAAAGGATATGGCCGTATACGTGAAATCAATCTGAAAAATGGCTTTGGTTTTGTG GAATTTGAAGATCACAGAGATGCAGATGATGCAGTGTATGAATTGAATGGTAAAGAACTATGTAATGAAAG AGTTACCATTGAACATGCCAGAGCCCGAAGAGGGGGTAGGGGCAGATATCCTCAACGATTCAATTATTACCAATCTTATGCAGGTGGATCTAG CCAGTATGGTCCGCCTCTTCGTACTGAACACAGACTTATAGTTGAAAACCTTTCTTCACGTGTTAGCTGGCAG GATTTGAAAGACTTCATGAGAAAGGCTGGAGAAGTGACTTTTGTAGATGCTCACAGAAACAATCCAAATGAAGG TGTTGTAGAGTTTGCATCGTCTAGTGATATGAAGAGTGCGTTGGACAAGTTGGATGGCAGTGAGTTGAATGGACGCAGGATTAAATTAATTGAAGATCGCAAAAGACGCAG AAGCAGATCCCGTTCACGAAGTTATTCAAGATCTCGCAGCAAATCTAGATCTGCAAGGTCTTCCAAGTCAAGCAGCAAGTCTCGGTCTCGCAGCCGTACACCTGAGAAGAGAAGCTCTCGCAGCCGTACACCTGAAAggaagagctctgagaaaaaccaCCACTCTGGCCCACAAAATtcctctccatctcctcctccagctAAGAAGAGGTCTCGCTCTAGGTCGAGTTCTGCTGAAAGCCGCAGTTAA
- the LOC143830279 gene encoding serine/arginine-rich splicing factor 5-like isoform X2, producing MSGCRVFVGRLSPHARERDVEKFFKGYGRIREINLKNGFGFVEFEDHRDADDAVYELNGKELCNERVTIEHARARRGGRGRYPQRFNYYQSYAGGSSQYGPPLRTEHRLIVENLSSRVSWQDLKDFMRKAGEVTFVDAHRNNPNEGVVEFASSSDMKSALDKLDGSELNGRRIKLIEDRKRRSRSRSRSYSRSRSKSRSARSSKSSSKSRSRSRTPEKRSSRSRTPERKSSEKNHHSGPQNSSPSPPPAKKRSRSRSSSAESRS from the exons ATGAGTGGTTGTCGTGTCTTCGTTGGACGTCTAAGTCCACATGCCCGAGAGAGAGATGTGGAGAAATTTTTTAAAGGATATGGCCGTATACGTGAAATCAATCTGAAAAATGGCTTTGGTTTTGTG GAATTTGAAGATCACAGAGATGCAGATGATGCAGTGTATGAATTGAATGGTAAAGAACTATGTAATGAAAG AGTTACCATTGAACATGCCAGAGCCCGAAGAGGGGGTAGGGGCAGATATCCTCAACGATTCAATTATTACCAATCTTATGCAGGTGGATCTAG CCAGTATGGTCCGCCTCTTCGTACTGAACACAGACTTATAGTTGAAAACCTTTCTTCACGTGTTAGCTGGCAG GATTTGAAAGACTTCATGAGAAAGGCTGGAGAAGTGACTTTTGTAGATGCTCACAGAAACAATCCAAATGAAGG TGTTGTAGAGTTTGCATCGTCTAGTGATATGAAGAGTGCGTTGGACAAGTTGGATGGCAGTGAGTTGAATGGACGCAGGATTAAATTAATTGAAGATCGCAAAAGACGCAG CAGATCCCGTTCACGAAGTTATTCAAGATCTCGCAGCAAATCTAGATCTGCAAGGTCTTCCAAGTCAAGCAGCAAGTCTCGGTCTCGCAGCCGTACACCTGAGAAGAGAAGCTCTCGCAGCCGTACACCTGAAAggaagagctctgagaaaaaccaCCACTCTGGCCCACAAAATtcctctccatctcctcctccagctAAGAAGAGGTCTCGCTCTAGGTCGAGTTCTGCTGAAAGCCGCAGTTAA